In Bacteriovorax stolpii, a single genomic region encodes these proteins:
- the csrA gene encoding carbon storage regulator CsrA, protein MLVLTRKLGESIAIDDHIKIVVVQIKGKQVRLGIKAPPETKIHREEVYKAIQDQNTEASQADLSSIADLANELNKK, encoded by the coding sequence ATGCTCGTGTTGACAAGGAAGCTAGGCGAAAGCATCGCAATAGACGATCACATTAAAATTGTAGTTGTTCAGATCAAAGGAAAACAGGTCCGTCTTGGTATCAAAGCGCCACCAGAGACCAAAATCCACAGAGAAGAAGTCTATAAGGCCATCCAAGACCAAAATACAGAGGCTTCACAGGCCGACTTAAGCTCAATTGCCGATTTAGCTAATGAGTTAAACAAGAAGTAA